One window of the Shewanella khirikhana genome contains the following:
- a CDS encoding protein adenylyltransferase SelO — MTQAFAPFSFDNSFVRDMQGFYEPWQGARVPNPAMVCFNLQLADALGMDMSLAADERLAAFFAGMLTAKGSEPVALIYAGHQFGGFSPRLGDGRALLLGEVVDGNGKRWDIHLKGSGRTNFSRGGDGKAVLGPVLREYLMGEAMFALGIPTTRALAAVSTGEDVYRDGIKPGAVLARVAASHIRVGTFEYFAARGEHDALAQLVDYSLQRHYPKVAGVAGDESPALTLLKAVSHAQAQLVAKWMGVGFIHGVMNTDNVTISGETIDYGPCAFMDRYDARTVFSSIDHEGRYAYGNQPGIARWNMARFAEALLPLLAEDESEGLAQAQAVLDGYAEVYTHAWLAVFAAKFGLREVKEGDLDLFMDFLKLLGELNLDFTQAFRALGYSIEPGDEASANGIAALASAAGVDTSALGGWLGRWRARQDQSGADTAAMMAQHNPLYIPRNHLLQAALDSAESGDMQPFEQLLQRVTRPYTEVEGKAQYAQPAPADFGPFRTFCGT; from the coding sequence ATGACGCAAGCTTTCGCCCCTTTTTCCTTTGATAACAGCTTCGTTCGCGATATGCAGGGTTTTTACGAGCCCTGGCAGGGCGCACGGGTGCCCAATCCCGCCATGGTGTGTTTTAACCTGCAGTTGGCCGATGCCCTCGGTATGGACATGAGCCTTGCCGCCGATGAGCGGCTCGCTGCCTTTTTTGCCGGCATGTTGACGGCAAAGGGCAGTGAGCCGGTGGCGCTGATCTACGCCGGTCACCAGTTTGGCGGCTTCTCTCCACGCCTGGGTGATGGCCGTGCCCTGCTGCTTGGCGAAGTGGTTGACGGCAACGGCAAGCGCTGGGATATCCATCTTAAAGGCTCGGGAAGAACCAATTTTTCCCGCGGCGGTGATGGCAAGGCTGTGCTTGGGCCTGTGCTGCGCGAATACTTGATGGGTGAAGCCATGTTCGCTCTGGGAATTCCCACCACCCGCGCCCTGGCGGCAGTCAGCACCGGAGAGGACGTGTACCGCGATGGCATTAAGCCCGGCGCTGTATTGGCTCGGGTGGCCGCAAGCCATATCCGGGTGGGCACCTTTGAGTATTTTGCTGCCCGCGGCGAACATGACGCCTTGGCGCAGTTGGTGGATTACAGCCTTCAGCGTCATTATCCGAAAGTTGCTGGGGTTGCTGGCGATGAATCACCGGCGCTGACGCTGCTCAAGGCGGTATCCCACGCTCAGGCACAGCTGGTGGCCAAGTGGATGGGCGTTGGCTTTATCCACGGGGTGATGAATACCGACAATGTGACCATTTCCGGCGAAACCATCGACTATGGCCCCTGCGCCTTTATGGACAGATACGATGCCCGCACCGTATTCAGCTCCATCGATCACGAAGGTCGCTACGCCTATGGTAATCAACCGGGTATCGCCCGCTGGAACATGGCGCGCTTTGCCGAGGCATTACTGCCGCTCTTGGCGGAGGATGAATCCGAGGGGCTGGCCCAGGCGCAGGCGGTGCTGGATGGCTACGCCGAAGTCTATACCCATGCCTGGCTTGCGGTGTTTGCTGCCAAGTTTGGCTTAAGGGAGGTTAAAGAGGGCGACCTTGACCTCTTTATGGACTTCCTGAAACTGCTGGGTGAACTCAATCTGGACTTCACCCAGGCCTTCAGAGCCCTTGGCTACAGCATTGAGCCAGGTGACGAAGCGTCGGCAAACGGGATTGCTGCCCTGGCGAGTGCAGCCGGTGTTGATACCAGTGCCCTCGGTGGCTGGCTTGGCCGCTGGCGGGCCCGTCAGGATCAGTCCGGCGCTGACACCGCCGCCATGATGGCGCAGCACAATCCGCTGTACATTCCCCGCAATCACTTGCTGCAGGCGGCACTGGACAGTGCCGAAAGTGGCGATATGCAGCC
- the fba gene encoding class II fructose-bisphosphate aldolase (catalyzes the reversible aldol condensation of dihydroxyacetonephosphate and glyceraldehyde 3-phosphate in the Calvin cycle, glycolysis, and/or gluconeogenesis) has protein sequence MALISLRQLLDHAAEHGYGVPAFNVNNLEQMRAIMQAAEATDSPVIVQASAGARKYARPQFLKYLMNAALEQYPDIPVCIHQDHGTHPDVCQRSIQLGMSSVMMDGSLMSDGKTPASYDYNVDVTRKTVAFAHACGVSVEGEIGCLGSLETGTAGEEDGIGAAGVLSHDQLLTTAEEAARFVADTHVDALAIAIGTSHGAYKFSRKPTGDVLRIDRIKEIHARIPNTHLVMHGSSSVPQYWLEIINQYGGEIPETYGVPLEEIVEGIKHGVRKVNIDTDLRLASTGAVRKFLAENPSEFDPRKFLKASMEAMADICTERYEAFGCAGMASKIKPLSLQAMYKRYQTGELDPKINL, from the coding sequence ATGGCCCTTATTTCCCTACGTCAACTGCTGGACCACGCTGCAGAGCATGGTTACGGTGTGCCTGCGTTCAACGTGAACAACCTTGAGCAAATGCGCGCCATCATGCAGGCGGCCGAAGCCACCGACAGCCCTGTGATTGTTCAGGCCTCTGCCGGTGCCCGCAAGTACGCCCGTCCTCAGTTCCTCAAGTACCTGATGAACGCCGCCCTCGAGCAGTATCCCGATATCCCTGTGTGTATCCACCAGGACCACGGCACCCACCCCGACGTGTGCCAGCGTTCTATCCAGCTGGGTATGAGCTCGGTGATGATGGACGGCTCTTTGATGTCAGACGGTAAAACCCCGGCTTCTTACGACTACAACGTCGACGTGACCCGCAAGACAGTGGCATTCGCCCACGCCTGTGGTGTGTCTGTTGAAGGTGAAATCGGCTGTCTGGGTAGCCTGGAAACCGGTACTGCCGGTGAAGAAGATGGTATCGGCGCTGCTGGCGTACTGAGCCACGACCAGCTGCTGACCACCGCCGAAGAAGCCGCGCGCTTTGTGGCCGACACCCACGTGGATGCCCTGGCCATTGCCATCGGTACCAGCCACGGTGCCTACAAGTTCAGCCGCAAGCCTACCGGTGACGTACTGCGTATCGACCGTATCAAAGAAATCCACGCCCGTATCCCTAACACCCACCTGGTGATGCACGGCTCGTCTTCTGTGCCCCAGTACTGGCTGGAAATCATCAACCAATACGGTGGTGAAATCCCTGAGACCTACGGTGTGCCGCTGGAAGAAATCGTTGAAGGCATCAAGCACGGCGTGCGTAAGGTGAACATCGACACCGACCTGCGTCTGGCCTCCACCGGCGCGGTACGTAAGTTCCTGGCCGAGAACCCAAGTGAGTTCGACCCACGTAAGTTCCTCAAGGCCTCCATGGAAGCCATGGCCGATATCTGTACCGAGCGCTACGAAGCCTTTGGCTGTGCCGGTATGGCATCGAAAATCAAGCCGCTGTCACTGCAGGCCATGTACAAGCGTTATCAGACCGGCGAGCTGGACCCGAAGATCAACCTCTAA
- a CDS encoding phosphoglycerate kinase — protein MTIIKMSDLDLNGKRVLIREDLNVPVADGVVTSDARLRASLPTIKLALEKGAAVMVMSHLGRPTEGEYNEEFSMKPVVNYLTAALDCPVRLVSDYLDGVDVAVGEVVVFENVRFNKGEKKNDEALSKKMAALCDVYVMDAFGTAHRAEASTNGVGLYAPVACAGPLLAAELDALGKALDNPARPLVAIVGGSKVSTKLTVLESLSGIVDQLVVGGGIANTFIAAAGNQVGKSLYEADLIDEAKRLVTNAQSRGGDIPVPTDVVVGKEFSPTAVATLKDVSDVAADDMIFDIGPDSAEALAAILKNAGTIVWNGPVGVFEFDQFGEGTKRIAQAIAESSAFSIAGGGDTLAAVDKYGIADKVSYISTGGGAFLEFLEGKELPAVAMLTARGAKA, from the coding sequence ATGACAATTATCAAAATGTCAGACCTGGATCTTAACGGCAAGCGCGTGCTTATCCGTGAAGATCTGAACGTGCCTGTGGCCGATGGCGTTGTCACCAGTGACGCCCGTCTGCGCGCCTCTTTGCCCACCATTAAGCTGGCGCTGGAAAAAGGCGCTGCGGTAATGGTGATGTCTCACCTGGGCCGTCCGACCGAAGGCGAGTACAACGAAGAGTTCTCCATGAAGCCTGTGGTGAACTACCTGACAGCCGCGCTGGATTGCCCTGTGCGCCTGGTCAGCGATTACCTCGATGGCGTTGATGTTGCCGTTGGCGAAGTGGTTGTGTTCGAAAACGTGCGCTTCAACAAGGGCGAGAAGAAGAATGACGAGGCGCTGTCGAAGAAGATGGCGGCCCTGTGTGACGTTTACGTGATGGACGCCTTCGGAACCGCGCACCGCGCCGAAGCCTCCACCAACGGCGTGGGTCTCTATGCCCCTGTCGCCTGCGCAGGTCCCTTGCTTGCTGCTGAGCTTGATGCGCTCGGTAAGGCGCTGGACAACCCAGCCCGCCCGCTGGTGGCCATCGTGGGTGGCTCCAAGGTATCAACCAAGCTGACCGTGCTCGAGTCACTTTCCGGCATCGTTGACCAGCTGGTTGTCGGCGGCGGTATCGCCAACACCTTTATTGCCGCAGCCGGTAATCAGGTGGGCAAGTCGCTGTATGAAGCCGACCTGATTGATGAAGCCAAGCGTCTGGTGACCAATGCCCAGAGCCGCGGCGGCGATATCCCTGTGCCTACCGATGTGGTAGTGGGTAAAGAGTTCAGCCCAACTGCCGTGGCTACCCTGAAAGATGTGAGCGATGTTGCCGCAGACGATATGATTTTCGATATCGGCCCAGACAGCGCCGAGGCCCTGGCGGCCATCCTTAAGAACGCCGGTACCATCGTCTGGAACGGCCCTGTGGGTGTGTTCGAATTCGACCAGTTCGGTGAAGGCACCAAGCGTATCGCCCAGGCGATTGCTGAGTCTTCTGCTTTCTCTATCGCCGGTGGCGGTGACACTCTGGCGGCCGTGGATAAATACGGTATCGCCGACAAGGTGTCTTACATCTCTACCGGTGGTGGCGCCTTCCTTGAGTTCCTCGAAGGCAAGGAGCTGCCAGCCGTGGCCATGCTCACCGCCCGTGGTGCCAAGGCATAA
- the epd gene encoding erythrose-4-phosphate dehydrogenase has translation MIRVAINGYGRIGRSVLRALYESGKRGQMQLVAINELAKPEAIVHLTNYDTTHGRFHTRASLNEGMMHLGDDAIRLLAVEDAAALPWRKLDVDLVFECTGALNDRQSAEAHIHAGARKVLISHPSSADVDATIVYGVNDASLKATDTVVSNASCTTNCLVPVIDVLDRHFGVRSGAITTIHSAMNDQQVIDAYHDDLRRTRAASQSIIPVDTKLARGIERILPQMKDKFEAISVRVPTINVTAIDLSVTLDTRVDIATINAALKAAADGSASGILGYTDEPLVSCDFNHDPRSSVVDGTQTRVSAGHLVKMLLWCDNEWGFANRMLDTALAMAATQAD, from the coding sequence ATGATCCGTGTTGCTATCAATGGTTATGGCCGCATCGGCCGCTCCGTACTGAGGGCGCTTTATGAGTCCGGCAAACGGGGCCAGATGCAGCTGGTCGCCATTAATGAACTGGCCAAGCCCGAGGCCATAGTTCACCTGACCAATTACGACACCACCCACGGCCGTTTCCATACCCGTGCCAGCCTCAATGAAGGTATGATGCACCTTGGAGATGACGCCATCCGCTTGCTGGCCGTTGAAGATGCCGCCGCGCTGCCCTGGCGGAAGCTGGATGTGGATTTGGTGTTCGAGTGCACAGGCGCCCTCAATGACAGGCAAAGCGCCGAAGCCCATATTCATGCCGGTGCCCGCAAGGTACTGATAAGCCATCCGTCTTCTGCCGATGTCGATGCCACCATCGTTTATGGTGTCAACGATGCCAGCCTTAAAGCCACAGATACCGTAGTCTCCAATGCCTCCTGCACCACCAACTGTCTGGTGCCGGTCATCGACGTGCTCGACCGCCACTTTGGCGTGAGGAGTGGTGCAATCACCACCATCCACTCGGCCATGAACGATCAGCAGGTGATTGATGCCTACCATGACGACCTGCGCCGTACCCGTGCAGCCAGCCAGTCGATTATCCCGGTGGACACCAAGCTTGCCCGTGGGATTGAGCGCATTCTGCCGCAGATGAAAGACAAGTTTGAGGCTATCTCGGTAAGGGTGCCGACCATCAATGTCACCGCCATCGACCTCTCGGTGACCCTGGATACCCGCGTGGATATCGCCACCATCAACGCCGCACTCAAGGCCGCCGCCGATGGCAGCGCCAGTGGCATACTGGGCTATACCGACGAGCCTCTGGTATCATGTGACTTTAACCATGATCCGCGCTCCAGCGTGGTGGATGGCACCCAGACCCGTGTCAGCGCCGGACATCTGGTGAAAATGCTTTTGTGGTGCGACAACGAGTGGGGTTTTGCCAACCGCATGCTCGATACCGCCCTGGCCATGGCCGCCACACAAGCCGATTGA